One genomic region from Saprospiraceae bacterium encodes:
- a CDS encoding NAD-dependent deacylase, whose protein sequence is MEKIVVLTGAGISAESGLKTFRDADGLWEGHRVEEVATPEAWHKNPELVLDFYNQRRAQLKLSQPNLAHQSLAALEHKYDVRIVTQNVDDLHERAGSKKIIHLHGELLKVRSERNPDLIYTWQEDLTLGQKADDGSQLRPHIVWFGEEVPMLERAIKECISAQLCIIIGTSMQVYPAAGLVSYLDAECPIYYIDPKPHISHGLKKSPRLEVITSSATEGVPELVDQLLNFKF, encoded by the coding sequence ATGGAAAAAATTGTAGTTCTGACTGGAGCTGGTATCAGCGCCGAAAGTGGTTTAAAAACCTTTAGAGATGCAGATGGGCTCTGGGAAGGGCATCGCGTAGAAGAAGTAGCCACTCCCGAAGCCTGGCACAAAAACCCGGAGCTGGTATTGGATTTTTACAATCAAAGAAGAGCACAATTAAAACTAAGTCAGCCCAACCTTGCACACCAAAGCCTAGCTGCTCTTGAACATAAATATGATGTCAGAATCGTCACTCAAAATGTTGATGATTTGCATGAAAGAGCCGGGAGCAAAAAAATAATTCATCTTCACGGGGAGCTTCTGAAGGTCAGAAGTGAACGAAACCCAGATTTGATCTATACCTGGCAGGAAGACTTAACCCTTGGACAAAAAGCAGACGATGGTAGTCAACTCCGACCCCATATCGTTTGGTTTGGTGAGGAGGTGCCTATGTTGGAAAGGGCCATTAAAGAATGTATTTCTGCTCAATTATGCATTATAATCGGCACTTCCATGCAGGTGTATCCAGCAGCTGGCCTGGTTAGTTATCTTGATGCTGAATGCCCAATTTATTACATTGATCCCAAGCCTCATATTTCTCATGGGTTAAAAAAATCCCCCAGATTAGAAGTCATAACATCATCAGCGACGGAGGGAGTGCCAGAGCTAGTTGATCAATTATTAAATTTTAAATTTTAA
- the ruvC gene encoding crossover junction endodeoxyribonuclease RuvC, whose product MPVTSFQHRILGVDPGTLFLGYAIIEPHREGTKILCMGTLMLKNLGDHQEKLKEIFLQLQELIETYRPGQMAIEAPFFGKNVQAMLKLGRAQGVSIAAAITMGLEIYEYSPKKIKQSVTGNGNAAKEQVAAMLNHLVKTPIPAGTLDATDALACAVCHHQNSSLMTASPGKKFNSWKTFVSGNPDKVMK is encoded by the coding sequence ATGCCAGTCACCTCTTTTCAACATAGAATCCTGGGTGTAGATCCAGGCACCCTTTTCCTGGGCTATGCTATCATTGAGCCGCATCGGGAGGGTACTAAAATCCTTTGCATGGGTACTCTGATGTTAAAAAACCTGGGCGATCATCAAGAGAAGCTCAAGGAGATTTTTCTACAACTTCAGGAATTAATCGAGACCTACAGACCCGGTCAGATGGCTATAGAAGCTCCTTTTTTTGGTAAAAATGTACAGGCTATGCTCAAGTTAGGTCGTGCGCAGGGGGTCTCCATCGCAGCAGCCATCACGATGGGACTAGAGATCTATGAATATTCGCCCAAAAAAATTAAACAATCCGTCACCGGCAATGGCAATGCGGCTAAAGAACAGGTAGCAGCAATGTTGAATCATTTGGTCAAGACGCCAATACCAGCCGGCACGCTGGATGCCACCGATGCATTGGCCTGCGCCGTCTGTCACCATCAAAACTCCAGCCTGATGACTGCTTCACCAGGTAAAAAATTTAATTCCTGGAAAACCTTTGTCTCCGGCAATCCGGACAAAGTAATGAAGTGA
- a CDS encoding phosphoglucomutase/phosphomannomutase family protein gives MLKIKFGTDGWRAIIADDYTIDNVRRVAKGTSTWMKQKNMSKAIIGYDTRFGGSLFAKAVADLLAGDGHHVYLSNDYASTPMVSLGVLHLQADLGIVITASHNPPSYNGYKLKASYGGPMIPSEVTEIENLIPDSIPTNMDGNGKIELVDLEKIYEDKVRAAFDIPTIQAVAMPFAYDAMYGAGQRIMKKLFPEAIHLHSDFNPSFHGQAPEPIERNLSHLIETVKSDPAIKVGAATDGDADRIGMLDQYGEFVDSHHLLLLLLYYQHHFKKQKGKVLITFSVTDKVKKLADLFGVECEVTKIGFKYISEIMMHTPILVAGEESGGIAVAGHIPERDGVWIALTILEFMASTGKSLTDLINEVYAMVGAFKCDRDDLHLDESKKQTIIQACKDRAFTSFGSYKIESVEDMDGYKFLFGFDEWVMVRPSGTEPVLRVYAQAGDSIKVRKLLDAAKEALLSVQ, from the coding sequence ATGTTGAAGATAAAATTTGGTACAGATGGCTGGAGAGCAATCATAGCTGATGATTACACTATTGATAATGTGAGGAGAGTCGCCAAAGGCACTTCCACCTGGATGAAGCAAAAAAATATGTCGAAAGCCATCATAGGGTATGATACCCGATTTGGAGGCTCCTTATTTGCTAAAGCTGTCGCAGATCTATTGGCCGGAGATGGTCATCATGTCTATTTATCTAACGATTATGCCTCGACACCAATGGTTTCTCTTGGTGTGTTGCACCTTCAGGCTGATCTGGGCATCGTCATCACTGCCAGCCACAATCCTCCCTCCTATAATGGCTACAAACTTAAAGCATCCTATGGTGGTCCAATGATCCCCAGTGAGGTCACGGAAATAGAAAATCTAATCCCGGACAGCATTCCTACTAATATGGATGGCAATGGTAAAATAGAATTGGTTGATCTCGAAAAAATCTATGAAGACAAAGTCAGAGCTGCCTTTGATATACCTACTATCCAGGCTGTGGCGATGCCATTTGCCTATGACGCGATGTATGGAGCCGGCCAACGTATCATGAAAAAATTATTTCCTGAAGCTATCCACCTGCACAGCGATTTTAACCCTTCGTTTCATGGTCAGGCTCCCGAACCTATCGAGCGAAATCTCAGTCATTTGATCGAAACTGTCAAATCAGATCCGGCCATCAAAGTAGGCGCTGCCACTGATGGAGATGCGGATCGAATCGGCATGCTGGATCAATATGGCGAATTCGTCGATTCACACCATTTACTCTTACTCTTATTGTATTATCAACATCATTTTAAAAAACAAAAAGGAAAAGTGCTAATTACTTTTTCCGTGACGGATAAAGTAAAGAAACTTGCTGATCTCTTCGGGGTAGAATGTGAAGTCACCAAAATTGGTTTTAAATACATCAGCGAAATCATGATGCACACCCCTATCCTGGTCGCAGGCGAAGAATCAGGTGGCATCGCAGTAGCAGGGCATATTCCAGAACGTGATGGCGTATGGATTGCACTGACTATCCTCGAGTTTATGGCCTCTACCGGCAAATCACTTACAGACCTTATCAATGAGGTATACGCGATGGTAGGCGCATTTAAGTGCGACCGGGATGATCTTCATCTGGACGAATCTAAAAAGCAAACTATCATCCAGGCCTGTAAAGATCGGGCATTCACCTCTTTTGGGTCATATAAGATCGAATCTGTCGAAGATATGGACGGCTATAAGTTTCTGTTTGGCTTTGATGAATGGGTCATGGTCAGACCTTCCGGCACCGAGCCCGTTTTGCGTGTATATGCTCAAGCAGGAGACAGTATCAAAGTGAGAAAATTATTAGATGCCGCTAAGGAGGCTTTGCTTTCAGTCCAGTGA
- a CDS encoding flippase-like domain-containing protein, with protein MPFLNQRLITVAKIVVTLTLFCVIYWQLKDFKGGFNPIFPLSAKTWIGIMLILVLAPVNWILESIKWKTILSSNNKITTFEAWQAVLTGYTLGLITPAKVGDYIGRATQFKGRSVTALTATFHSSLWQNLANLIGGVLGVSFLLFRYHNNYLKLVLVPSVILLLLLTIFLTYADGRKKLTIWGFRFVKNHLKFIPLQEDLLNQFPAYNPFKALFYSILRYTVYVVQYYICAISLGINSDFVTLFSIICSALMIQSMVPLPFVAGLLSRAQINILIWGLIGESIQSAVIISLFIWMINIVLPALLGMNFVYRKKSFVNPLIN; from the coding sequence ATGCCTTTTTTAAATCAAAGATTAATCACCGTCGCCAAGATAGTAGTCACATTGACATTGTTTTGTGTCATCTATTGGCAATTAAAAGATTTTAAAGGTGGCTTTAACCCTATTTTTCCATTAAGTGCCAAGACCTGGATTGGAATCATGTTGATCCTGGTCCTGGCTCCGGTCAATTGGATATTGGAAAGCATTAAATGGAAGACTATTTTAAGTTCAAATAACAAAATCACCACCTTTGAAGCCTGGCAAGCAGTACTGACAGGTTATACCCTGGGCTTGATCACCCCGGCGAAAGTAGGCGATTATATAGGAAGGGCCACTCAGTTCAAAGGTCGATCTGTCACAGCCCTCACAGCTACCTTCCACAGTAGCTTATGGCAAAATCTGGCTAATTTGATCGGAGGTGTTCTCGGAGTATCTTTCTTGCTATTTCGTTATCACAATAACTATTTAAAATTAGTATTGGTGCCAAGCGTGATACTGTTACTTTTACTTACCATCTTCCTTACATATGCAGATGGTCGAAAAAAATTAACAATCTGGGGCTTTAGGTTTGTTAAAAATCATCTAAAGTTCATACCGCTTCAGGAAGATTTACTGAATCAATTTCCTGCGTATAACCCTTTTAAAGCATTGTTTTACAGCATATTACGCTACACTGTTTACGTGGTACAGTATTATATATGCGCGATCAGCTTAGGAATTAATAGTGACTTTGTAACGTTATTTTCAATTATATGTTCTGCTCTTATGATTCAGTCTATGGTACCACTCCCATTCGTAGCAGGATTGCTCTCCAGAGCCCAGATCAATATTTTGATTTGGGGATTAATCGGAGAGTCGATCCAGTCCGCAGTGATTATTTCGTTATTTATATGGATGATCAATATTGTATTACCAGCATTATTGGGAATGAACTTTGTCTATCGAAAAAAATCATTTGTAAACCCGCTAATAAATTGA
- a CDS encoding DUF3108 domain-containing protein, whose protein sequence is MILPIWILLFSLLSPKPDLADKGSLAPTMLECESDNTTFKAGEQLTYKLYYNWNFVWLSAGEVVFKVSDLGDRYKLSANGRTYSSYEWFFKADDYFESIVDKSTLLPLSFKRDIKENKYRYFEKVEFDQQGNRLRSWTGKSEESATLANHSLNGCVHDILAMVYSIRTQDFDALKKNSVVPVNIFLDNKEYNLNLAYLGLEEDKKVYKLGRYKTHHLSPEVIAGTVFKEKDRMHIWASADQNRIPLLIESPVSVGSIKAVLKDYKGLKYKFEEN, encoded by the coding sequence ATGATTCTACCAATTTGGATTCTTTTATTTTCACTATTGAGCCCCAAACCAGATCTAGCTGATAAGGGCTCCCTTGCGCCAACGATGCTCGAATGTGAGTCCGATAACACTACTTTTAAGGCTGGTGAGCAATTGACCTATAAACTTTATTACAATTGGAATTTCGTCTGGCTTTCGGCTGGAGAAGTAGTATTTAAAGTCTCAGATCTTGGTGATCGGTACAAACTCAGTGCCAACGGTCGTACTTATAGTTCGTACGAATGGTTTTTTAAGGCGGATGACTATTTTGAATCTATTGTGGATAAATCTACACTTCTACCGCTTAGCTTCAAGCGGGATATAAAAGAAAACAAATACAGGTATTTTGAAAAAGTGGAGTTTGATCAGCAAGGTAATCGCCTGCGATCGTGGACTGGAAAGTCCGAAGAGTCCGCTACCCTGGCCAATCATTCTTTGAATGGTTGTGTTCATGATATATTGGCTATGGTGTATTCTATACGCACCCAGGATTTTGATGCCCTAAAAAAGAATAGTGTCGTCCCTGTAAATATATTTTTAGACAATAAAGAATACAACCTAAACCTGGCTTACCTCGGTCTCGAAGAGGATAAAAAAGTATATAAATTGGGGAGGTATAAAACACATCACCTGAGTCCTGAAGTGATCGCAGGAACTGTGTTTAAAGAAAAAGACAGGATGCATATCTGGGCGAGTGCAGATCAAAACCGGATCCCATTATTGATCGAATCTCCGGTCTCCGTGGGTTCCATCAAAGCCGTGCTCAAAGATTATAAGGGATTGAAATATAAGTTTGAGGAAAACTGA
- a CDS encoding DUF4230 domain-containing protein, protein MAKFKNLLYGLSAALLLTLILLGYLWWQSRSGIHVETKSSVLLERIQKVAKLTTVEGQFSEIYEKTSFKYFDISPFQKKVLVRVKATVAAGFDFNNLSLEIDSLHKIIYINSLPDPQILSIDHDLDYYDISEGLFTSFTVQDYNQIQVEAKALIKQKASESQLLSEAGVQGQEFLEMVRLIAQSAGWELKVRSRPLLKQ, encoded by the coding sequence ATGGCAAAATTTAAAAACCTACTCTATGGCCTTAGTGCTGCCTTGTTACTTACCTTAATCCTATTAGGGTACCTGTGGTGGCAGTCCAGGTCTGGCATTCATGTCGAGACTAAGAGTTCGGTCCTCCTGGAAAGAATTCAAAAAGTAGCAAAGCTTACTACCGTCGAAGGACAGTTTTCTGAGATCTACGAAAAGACCTCCTTCAAATATTTCGATATATCTCCCTTTCAGAAAAAAGTATTGGTCAGAGTCAAAGCTACAGTAGCTGCTGGTTTTGACTTCAACAATCTTTCTTTAGAGATAGATTCTCTTCACAAAATCATTTACATCAATTCTCTTCCCGATCCTCAAATTCTCTCCATAGATCATGACCTGGACTATTATGATATCAGTGAAGGATTATTTACGAGCTTTACAGTCCAAGACTATAATCAGATACAGGTTGAAGCCAAGGCATTGATCAAACAAAAAGCATCAGAAAGTCAGCTTCTTTCAGAGGCTGGAGTACAAGGCCAGGAATTTTTAGAGATGGTCAGGTTGATAGCCCAATCTGCAGGTTGGGAGTTGAAAGTGCGATCGCGACCACTATTAAAACAATAA
- a CDS encoding TonB family protein — protein sequence MITLILQSSLCWLLFMVIYHYFLRRETFFRFNRYYLITTLFLGAGIPLVRRYWEAFFPDYMPQVSFIQGSARMFEVSQAVVPADSFQWMYWLEKLYWIGFSISMVLLVRELFFLVKWIYKYPHTYKKQHTLITTDIDHLPFSFLNYVFVSDKSQFINEEMEKVMQHELSHVSGWHTIDILLSRLVAVVAWFSPMVYWYQNTIRNTHEYLADAIVTRSSDTQSYGQLLIENSSRSLYMSLANHFIYSQLKNRINMMIKIPSKPLSAWKYALIIPILLLLGVVFAYKSESNLNQPVSSNFSSSLSDTIPEAALYILNGEKVTKTEVDNVYPNQITSVSVLKGDSAIKKYGETGKDGVIEIQTRTLYLIDGVESSKEAVDKISPDDIATMDVVKYGKNSEGVVKIRLNSNAKKNSETENGTASKIFTQVDEMPMFPGCESESDLTARRKCADMKMLQFLYGQMKYPEQAKKAGLEGKVVVSFIVGKEGMINNVKIIKDIGGGAGDEAIRVVNTMNQLPDRWMPGRVDGKNVSVMYTLPFQFKLQNDQKSSEPTLNQSSELLPTKEIFNVVEEAPRFPGCEAESTEDAKIKCATEKMLQYLYTHVKYPLEAKNEGVQGKVVISFIVNEDGSISDAKIVREIGGGCGEEALKVVQSMNLMPEKWIPGKQKGKAVNVQYNLPIAFKLSNGSESNSNSNSSKNTNLNPIQLKAFDNLKISPNPANHRVEIAWPEKGEIHVHIFDMNGRIVHSSDWGDFDGRQFIDVSKLVKGAYIIRAFNSTSSQDQKLLIQ from the coding sequence ATGATTACGCTCATACTTCAAAGCAGTCTTTGCTGGCTTTTATTCATGGTGATCTATCATTATTTTTTGCGCAGAGAGACTTTTTTTAGGTTTAACAGGTATTACTTGATCACTACCTTGTTTTTAGGAGCCGGAATACCTTTGGTCAGAAGGTATTGGGAAGCATTTTTTCCGGATTACATGCCTCAGGTATCATTCATTCAGGGGAGTGCAAGGATGTTTGAGGTTTCCCAAGCAGTAGTGCCAGCTGATTCTTTTCAATGGATGTATTGGTTGGAAAAATTATACTGGATAGGTTTTTCTATTTCCATGGTTTTATTAGTCCGGGAATTATTTTTTTTGGTGAAATGGATTTACAAATACCCACACACTTATAAAAAACAGCATACTCTTATCACGACTGATATAGACCATCTGCCTTTCTCTTTTTTAAATTATGTATTCGTCAGTGATAAGTCCCAGTTTATCAATGAAGAAATGGAAAAGGTGATGCAACACGAACTCAGTCATGTCTCAGGGTGGCATACGATAGATATATTGTTGAGCAGGTTGGTAGCCGTCGTCGCATGGTTTAGCCCCATGGTCTACTGGTATCAAAATACCATACGCAATACGCACGAATATCTCGCAGACGCCATAGTGACCAGGAGCTCCGATACACAAAGTTATGGCCAGCTTTTAATCGAAAACTCCAGTCGCAGCCTGTACATGTCATTAGCCAATCATTTTATTTATTCACAATTAAAAAACAGAATCAACATGATGATAAAAATTCCTTCCAAGCCATTGAGTGCCTGGAAATACGCTTTGATTATTCCAATTTTACTTTTATTAGGAGTCGTTTTTGCTTACAAATCGGAAAGCAATCTTAATCAGCCAGTGAGCTCGAATTTTAGCAGCTCCTTATCTGACACCATTCCTGAAGCTGCACTATACATCCTTAATGGCGAAAAAGTCACAAAAACTGAAGTAGACAATGTTTACCCCAACCAAATCACCTCCGTCAGTGTACTCAAAGGTGATAGTGCTATAAAAAAATATGGAGAAACTGGAAAAGACGGCGTCATCGAAATTCAAACAAGAACCTTGTATCTGATAGATGGTGTCGAATCCAGCAAAGAAGCAGTAGACAAAATAAGTCCAGATGATATAGCTACAATGGATGTAGTTAAATACGGTAAAAATAGTGAAGGGGTCGTCAAAATAAGATTGAATTCTAACGCTAAAAAGAACAGTGAAACTGAAAATGGAACCGCGTCAAAAATATTTACACAAGTGGATGAAATGCCTATGTTTCCAGGTTGTGAATCTGAGTCAGATCTCACCGCTCGGCGAAAATGTGCCGATATGAAAATGCTTCAATTTCTTTATGGACAAATGAAGTATCCTGAACAAGCTAAAAAAGCAGGTTTGGAGGGCAAGGTGGTCGTCAGTTTTATAGTGGGCAAAGAAGGTATGATCAACAATGTTAAAATAATCAAAGATATCGGCGGAGGTGCAGGTGATGAAGCAATCCGTGTTGTGAACACCATGAATCAACTCCCGGATAGATGGATGCCTGGTAGGGTGGATGGGAAAAATGTGTCAGTGATGTATACACTGCCATTCCAATTCAAATTACAAAATGACCAAAAATCAAGTGAACCAACCTTAAACCAATCTTCAGAACTATTGCCCACTAAAGAAATCTTCAATGTAGTTGAAGAAGCACCAAGATTCCCAGGCTGTGAAGCAGAATCAACAGAGGATGCAAAAATTAAATGTGCCACAGAAAAGATGTTGCAATACCTGTATACCCATGTCAAATATCCTTTGGAAGCAAAAAATGAAGGTGTTCAAGGAAAAGTGGTCATTTCCTTTATAGTCAATGAAGATGGTTCTATATCTGATGCAAAGATCGTGCGCGAGATCGGAGGTGGATGTGGTGAAGAAGCACTGAAGGTAGTTCAATCTATGAATCTTATGCCTGAAAAATGGATACCGGGCAAACAAAAAGGGAAAGCGGTCAATGTTCAGTACAATCTGCCCATTGCATTTAAATTATCCAATGGCAGCGAAAGCAATTCCAACTCAAACAGTTCAAAAAATACAAATCTCAATCCAATCCAATTAAAAGCTTTTGACAATCTTAAGATCAGCCCTAATCCTGCTAACCATAGAGTTGAAATAGCATGGCCGGAGAAAGGTGAAATTCATGTTCATATTTTTGACATGAATGGAAGGATAGTACATTCCAGTGACTGGGGAGATTTTGATGGAAGACAGTTCATCGATGTGTCTAAGCTCGTCAAAGGCGCCTATATCATCAGAGCATTTAATTCAACTAGCTCTCAGGATCAAAAATTATTGATACAGTAG
- a CDS encoding BlaI/MecI/CopY family transcriptional regulator: protein MRKKLTKAEEEIMQIIWAKGRVLVSDILDELGDPRPPHSTISSIVRILEKKGFVAHKAYGRTHEYFPLVPKEEYGKVSVKDLITEYFGGSANSLVSFLVKENDLSLKELTELMESLKKNKK from the coding sequence ATGCGAAAAAAACTAACCAAAGCAGAAGAAGAAATTATGCAAATCATCTGGGCTAAAGGCAGGGTGCTGGTCAGTGATATTTTAGACGAATTGGGGGATCCCAGGCCGCCGCATAGCACCATTTCTTCGATCGTACGCATCTTAGAGAAGAAAGGGTTTGTAGCCCATAAAGCATATGGTCGTACTCATGAATATTTCCCTTTAGTACCAAAGGAAGAATATGGCAAAGTCTCTGTTAAAGATTTGATTACAGAATATTTTGGAGGCTCAGCCAACAGCCTGGTCTCTTTCCTGGTCAAAGAAAATGATCTTAGTCTAAAGGAATTGACAGAATTGATGGAATCACTTAAGAAAAATAAAAAATAG